Part of the Longimicrobiales bacterium genome is shown below.
GCGCGAGCGGCGAGGTGCGTCGGGTGGTGATGCGCGACAGTGTGCTCATGCTCGAGGCATTCGGGCGCGAGTGGCCGCTCGTGCCGATCGCTGACGACGAGTTCCGCGCCGACGTTCCGGTGGATCTCACGTTCCGCTTCGACGCCGGCCCTCCTGTGCGTCTGCACCAGAACCTGCAGGGCAGCTCCACGACGTTCCGCGCGATCGAGACGGTCAGCCCCGGCGTTGCCGAGCTGCGCGCCTACGCCGGTCGCTTCCGGAGTGACGAGCTCGATGCAACTTACGAGGTGCGCCTCGAGGACGACGCGCTTCAGCTCGTGATGCCCGGATCATCCCCCTCGCGCACGCTCCGCCCACTGCAGCGCGACAGCTTCCAGGCCGGCACCATGGTCATTCGGTTTCAGCGGAGCGGCGGCCGGATCAGCGGGTTCCTCCTGGACCAGGGCCGTGTGCGCGGGCTGGTGTTCCAACGAACGGCGCAGTGACAGGCCGCTCGCGCGTTCATCACTCGATCGCCGCCTCCACGTCCGACGGCGGAATCGTCACTTCGTCGACGTAGCACCACGACCAGTCCTCCCCGGGCTGGAACGAGCGGACGATCGGATGATGCGTCGCGTGGTGGTGCTTCGTCGCGTGCCGGTTCGGTGAGCTGTCACAGCACCCGACGTGGCCGCACGTCAGGCACAGCCTGAGGTGAACCCACCGGTCGCCGCTCTGCAGGCATTCTTCGCAGCCGTCGGGAGTGCGTGGATC
Proteins encoded:
- a CDS encoding UBP-type zinc finger domain-containing protein, whose product is MATACTHLDQIRDVDPRTPDGCEECLQSGDRWVHLRLCLTCGHVGCCDSSPNRHATKHHHATHHPIVRSFQPGEDWSWCYVDEVTIPPSDVEAAIE